GTTTGTCCTTCACTGCCTTTCTGCACCCCGGGCATCAACTGAAGCACACGAATGGCGTCTTTTTCACCAAAGAATGCAGGGGTTCGCTTGATCTGAGCAATGGGCACCTCGATCTGGCTCATCTGGACAGACTCACTTACCTTTTCATTTTGCCGCGTTTGGGAAATAACAACTTCATCCAGCAGATTACTGCTAGCCAGCTCCACATCAATTTTTTGGTTCGAAGCGGCAGTAACCATTGCATCCTTTTTACTGTATCCTATAAATGAGTAGGAGAGCAAAACACTGTCTTTTGCGGTGAAAGTCAGAGAGTAAAATCCATACGTATTGGTGGTCGTTGAAATGGAGCTACCTTGTAGGTATACATTTACACCAGGCAATAATTCTTTGCTGCCCTGCTCGCGGACATAGCCTGACACGGTCACCTGAGGCGACTGGCCGTAGCTATGAAAAAATAATAGGGAAAAGAATAAGGTGAGGTTAACAGTTGGTTGCATATATGAAATTGTATCTCTTGGTTACGTCGATATGGTGACGTCTGTTGCGAACTAGTTATATGATTCGTAGATGCCGGTGAGCCACTGAGAAAACAATGCATGTAACCCGCTGCGGATGTATCCAGTCAAAGAGGCTGCAATATGCCAAAGGGTTGTATGGTCGCGCCAAGATCCAGGAATAAATTTCCTGTGGGCGGGTGTATCACGGAAAATTTTCGGGTCATATTGGCAGCTGATAATCAAATGAGACACTTCCAACCCTTGGGTGCTTTTAAGTGTCACCTATTCAAAACTAAATCTTGCCGTTATGAAAAAAATAATACGCCTCTTGTTACTTGCACCGTTTTGGCTGGCCTGCCAGTCCAGTGATCCTGCCGTTTTTGGTGTCGAACCAGATTACGTTGCTTACAATGATGAAGCCCCATTGCTTAAAAAGTCTTTTTGCGGCGATGCGAAATGCAAGAACCCCAATTCCGAAGAACGCTACACTTATGGGGCAGATGGCAAACTAAGCAAAGTTGAGATTTTTGCCAGAACTACTTCGGCAGTGATGGAGCTGCAATCGTATACAGATTATATTTTTGATGCAAATGGCCTGATGACAGGTAAAGTCCAATATAGCAAACATGGACTTTTGCCCGGTTGGGTGGCTTACAATGAATCCGAATTTGAATATCAGGGTGGCTTGCTGATTCGTGAAAAGACATACTTCAATCAACATCAGCCCGAACAAAAAGTCTTCACGGGAGCGGTCGAGTATCAGTATCAAAACGGCAAGAAAACCGGTCAGAAATGGACGGATGATCACAACGAATTTATCCGCCGTGTGCAGTACGGTTATAAGAACGATGTGGTGAATCGTGAAACCTGGTATGATCAGAAGGACAACGTGATCCGGATTTTTGAACACAAATTCTCCGGCAACCGCCGGCAGATTGGCGAGTATCTGCTCAATTCAACAGAATTACTGGCCATGATTGAAAAGACCTACGATGAGAAGGGGCGCCTGGCCACCCAGGAAACCAAAGTGAATAATCCATTGCTCTGCGCGATGGCACCCGGGCTGATTAGGTATAGCTACTAGTATTGGAGCGGCCTAGCGATGACCTGGTTTTGCTAGGCTAGAGAACACCAATTGCTACCTTTTGGCATCAGTACAGTCTACCTGCACGCTTGGTTTGAGTGGCATGCATTGGATTTAATCCCTCAAGCACAAGCGGCTGACAGGCTGATTGGGCATAATAACAAAACATTTAGCTTTATCTATGATGATGCATGGATGGAGACGGGTTTCGAACATTGATTTCAACCCGCTCATTATGAGCTATTTGCTGCCTCCTATTTATACCTACTACACGAATGACGCCGAACTTTTAAATGTATCACTCAGACTATCAATTTGTTACAAAATTTTCTTTGATAGATTTTGACTGAATTTATTATTTAAATCACATTTAATATTCGTTTATTTATGTAACTGGGTGTATTTTTTGTCTCAAAAATGCCTGTTTTATACCTGCGAAAGCGACTCTTTTGCTTAGTAAAAATAAGAAATTTTGAACATTTTTGATAAACTTTACTAGAATTTATAGAGGATATGTTGGGACAATTCCGACTTTAAGACACTTTTCCGAAGTTATCGGTCAAACAGATGATCAGTTAAACCTGACAAAGCAAAATGGTAAATTTCGCACGGGCATTTTACCCGCACAATTAAAATTTTAGGTCCATTTTGCAAATCTTACAAATCAAACATTCGGCAATTATGGACCAATTCTGCCGAATGTTTGCGGCACAATTTGGATTATCATCTCGGGACTAACCTGCTCTGATAATAATTAGACGAATTACTTCACATACCAGGGTTTGAGCGGCCATCCCTTTTCTGTTTGTCCGTAACTGCTATGTTGATTAGACCAGACATCCGTATTTCGACTGGAATCATTTTGAGTCATGATTGTTTCTGGCGCAATGCCATCAAGCCACTTGTCGTCTGATCCAACTGTCGGATCAGACCAGTCCACTTTCTTTCTGGCCCAATCGAGCCAGGCGATCATCTCTTCGCTCATGTTATTCTCTGCCAGGGCGTCATGCTCCCTCTGATCAATATACTCGCGCATCATCTGACTTTCTTTCCAACGGCTGGCATCCTTAGCAAGCCGCCGGAAAGATTTTATCTCCAGTTTTTTTCTTTCCTCCAGTTCTTTTCTTACTCTTTCCTCCTCAGCCATTTTGGCTCGCCATATCTGCCATTTCTCTTTTTCATTTTTAAGGTGCTCACCCATCAATTCCAGTTTGGAAATAAGCTTTGATAGCTGCTGCTCGACTTTTTGCAATTTTCCATCCTTACAGCTGGTCGTGGTATATCCCTGTCCAAACTCGAAGACTAAGGTGCCATTCGGCTTAAAGGTTCTGGTTTGCCACGGTTCAATACCTGCCACCGCATTGCGCGACTCTTTTAAAGCCATGTCTATCGTCTCGCCAACTATCACAACTTTATAGCTACCTTTTTCGAGAAGAAAGTCGTGACCTCTCTTTCGCATTGCTTTAATAAAAGTATCCATAATAAGCAGGGAACGGCCAATTAGGCCTTCCGAGACACTTATGTGAAGATTCGTGGAATAAATCGAGCGAACGCCATCCTTGTCAAAAAATTCTTTTTTCGAGGTAAAGGCATGCCTGGCCTTGACGACCAGCGGATCCGGATTTATTAAAGAATCTTTCACTACAAGATCAATGGACGAGTCCCACTCAATTGATCTTTGCAGGGCTAGCTGAGGAGATAGCCCATCCTCAATTGCATGTGCGCCCTCTACTCTTAGGGAAATGCTCAGCTGCTGCTCACCGTCACTTGTGGCGGAAAATGGCTTCACCCGCGTTTTCTTTCCCGCCTTTATCTTATTCCAGTGCCCCTGGTCCGGCAAGGGAATATCCATGCGTTTGCAGGCCATTCGAAGACTATTATCTGAGATATTATATTTTTTCGACAGGGCGGTCAAAGAATCTGACCACACCAAATCATATAAGTCTTTACGTGAAAATACCATTCTGGCAATATTGGTAAAAACTACTTAGCCCGGCGAGCATTACATTACCATATTCCAAGCAAGCAGTTTATCATGATGAATATCTAAACCCCAACCATAAATCGGCGGCAAAGCAGCCGACAACATAAGTTCAGTTAATATATTCGATCATCATTAAAACTGCAAGAATAAGGACCTGACAACTATTCCGATGCCAGATCCTATTGGTTGTCTTAAATGTCCAGGAAAATAAAGGAAGGCTCACTGGTTCCTGTTAAGTACGCTAATAATCAACTTTTTAACCGTTTCCATTTCCTCAGGCTTGCTGGCGGCAGCGAAAAGTGTCAGACTTGCAAGCGCTTCATTACTTATCAGCGCTACTCCACCACCCGATTTTAAAAGATCATTACTTTCTAAGAACAACAGGAAACAAGCAGCAGCAATTCGCTTATTTCCGTCAACAAATGAATGATTCTTAATGATCAGATAGAGTAGTGTGGCAGCCTTTTCTTCAATTGAAGGATAGAAGTCAATATCTCCAAACCCTTTACTGATTTGTGCCACAGAGCCATGAAAGCTGTCATCCTTTTCCTTTCCAAAAATGTCTGAGTCGAAATCTCTTCTCATACTCTCAATGATATTTCGGTAATCCGATAAATCCGGATACTTCGCCTGACGGGTTGTAATTCCCTTCGGATCCAATTTTTCATGATCGTAGTCGTCGAGCAATTCCAGGCCTTTGGCGAATTGATCAAGCAAGGTCAGATTTGCATCACCCTTCTGTGTTTCAATTGCCCGGCTTAGTATCCGGATTCCATCCTTCAAAGTCTGTGTTTCTTGTTGCTTTTGATTCAGCCGATTCTCATTAATTGCATAACCCTGGATCAGATAATCTTTTAAGCGCTGTGTTGCCCACTGCCGGAATTGGGTTCCTTGCTGTGATTTAACCCGATAACCAACTGAGATTATTACGTCAAGGTTATAATGGTCCACTTGATATACTTTACCATCCACGGCAGTTGTCGCAATATTTGCGACAACTGCCGACTTCTCTAATTCACCCTCAAAAAATACATTGTTTACATGCTTACCGATCGTCTTGACGTCACGACCAAAAAGGTCAGCCAGTTGATTACGACTAAGCCAAACAGTATCTTTTCCAAACATAACGTCTATTTGGGTATGCCCGTCACTGCTCTGATATATTTCGATTTGATTCTCCATTAAACGAATTTAAAAATAATCCGTACAATAAATTTAGCAATGTCAACAAGGCGTGCTAACAAATCGGCTTTACAAGGGTCCGAGATAATTGACAACACTATTATTTGTTATGTTCTTCCTAGCTGCTTATGCGGACTGGATAGGAACGTTTGGACCAAGAAGTATTGGCCTAATGATTGTCCGGCAAGCCAAAAATAGAAATCCTTCAGCTTTACGTTCCCGCTGTGATAGCAAGGTCTCCTTTTAAGCAAAACAATACGACAACTTTATGATTTGGCGTAATATTAGAGAATGCGGGAGGTCAGACCATCCAGTTCCCTGTCAAAAAGGACATTAACTTTACCTCCTTAGCGCTTCGTTAACTCTCTGAGAGCAAAAGTGATATTCTGGTCAATTGAGCCTGAAATAGCAATAATTGACACCTTCAAATGTGATCTATAAGTGCGCCATGTACTCTTATTTGGCCGTAGGGATATTGATGGCCCTGATCATGACTATGGTCATCGATCAGCAAAGGCTCCAGTAACAATAAAGTACACGATAGTGTACTTTATTGTTTAATTTTTAGATTTTTAGCTCGAATCGTTACAGAAAGTATATTTTAGTATACTTTTTTGAGCAATACTTCAAGACTCA
The genomic region above belongs to Dyadobacter pollutisoli and contains:
- a CDS encoding carboxypeptidase-like regulatory domain-containing protein yields the protein MQPTVNLTLFFSLLFFHSYGQSPQVTVSGYVREQGSKELLPGVNVYLQGSSISTTTNTYGFYSLTFTAKDSVLLSYSFIGYSKKDAMVTAASNQKIDVELASSNLLDEVVISQTRQNEKVSESVQMSQIEVPIAQIKRTPAFFGEKDAIRVLQLMPGVQKGSEGQTGLYVRGGGPDQNLIILDDAVVYNASHLFGFFSVFNSDALKSVSLISCPVWRAAFIGC
- the rhuM gene encoding virulence protein RhuM/Fic/DOC family protein; translation: MENQIEIYQSSDGHTQIDVMFGKDTVWLSRNQLADLFGRDVKTIGKHVNNVFFEGELEKSAVVANIATTAVDGKVYQVDHYNLDVIISVGYRVKSQQGTQFRQWATQRLKDYLIQGYAINENRLNQKQQETQTLKDGIRILSRAIETQKGDANLTLLDQFAKGLELLDDYDHEKLDPKGITTRQAKYPDLSDYRNIIESMRRDFDSDIFGKEKDDSFHGSVAQISKGFGDIDFYPSIEEKAATLLYLIIKNHSFVDGNKRIAAACFLLFLESNDLLKSGGGVALISNEALASLTLFAAASKPEEMETVKKLIISVLNRNQ